TTTATGGATACCGGGAAGGGTTTGATAAAATTGATATAACCATGAGAGAGTTTCCAGCTGTTTACACAGGCCTCTTCTACAAACTATACCACAGGGAGCTGCCTGAATCCTACAGAAACATTACATGATAGCAACAAATTTCACATTATAATATTCATAATTTACAATTTTTATTGTAGGAGTTACTTAGACCATATTAAAATTATTCACGGACTTCTTatttgggggaagaaaaaaaaatcagtatttatcCTCTAATAAGCTACagatatataaattattttaaatggcaAGTTTTCCTGTTAGCATGCATCAGATTAGTTTCCCTTTACTCTGTAAAGTGaatataaagtaaataaaaatagctcTAGAGAAATCTCTAGCAGAAAATAGAGCGTTATTGATCCTGAAAATAGATTCTCTATGTAATTTTAGCTCCACACACACTGGCACAATAGGTTTACAGAGCAGTATGAAGACAGGAAGAAACATTCATGTTTTAATCTTTCTGCAAAAACTAGCTGATATCAGCAAATAACTGCTTCTATTCTTACTAGTTTGGTGAGCAGTAGGAAACTCTGCCTGTTAAAGTGTAGTGTGGCGTGTGTTCAGAACCCGCCATGCAAATCAGCTTTTAGCAGAcattggaagaaaaaggataGCTTTCTGTCCAGGTCCAGTTTTTGGTCCAGGCTTGTACTGTCCAGTTCTTTTCAGTGCCACGTACCAATCAGAGTACTTCCGTGACCGGTAAGTGTTATAGTTATTAGATTCCAAGCgctcaaaaaagaaacattcttcTGTTGCACATTTCTataagagaagaagaaagggattACTGATACTTCACATTGATACCACAATCCATCGGTTGATCTGATTCATGGGACTAACTTATCATGACAGTAACTTAGCAGTACATTCAGTTTTAAGAAATCTGTATGAAATGTTTcacacttaaagaaaaatataattgctGTTAATGTATTGTTTAAaacacttagaaaaataatttttacctATGATTCATGAATTGTCTTTAATAAAGACAAGGCAGATTCTATTATGTTTTTGCTATGTAATTCTTTCTTCCTGCCTGCAATTTAGTCAGGTGTAAGAAGAGCCGTGTCTATCAGTGCTGACTGACAGATCCCAACTCCCAGGTTGAACACATTCATATTCACTGTATTTTCCTACAATCGCCAGAGAGAAGATGCTTAGCTGCACTAAGCCCCTCAAAAGGTTGAACCTGCCTTAAACCAACAGTGTGATGGAGCTCCTTCCGCACATCTCTGCACTCGATGGAAACCAACACTCCCCAAGGGCGACCACGCTGAAGAGAATGTATCTTAATTTTCCCATGATCCCATTCATATCAGTGAGaccatttaagaaaaatgaaaaacaagactTCACAGAGAACAGACTGAAACGCACACAAGAGGAGTTCACTCCTTACACATGCCCAGTTTCTGCAGCTACAAGCAATTAAGGCATTCAAATGAAGTCTATAATAAAGAAATCCATCTCCAAACATATGTCTTCAAGTCTTGGcaataaaaaatacagctcCTCCACTTCAACCATTTTCAGATAGGAGTTTTGGTTTCAAAGGGAAAGAACTTGGAATAAAAATACCCATagttaatttctcatttttataaatgacaaatgtttttatatttaaaattgcattaaccaaatgaattttaatgagATTTATATTGTAAATAATCATTCTGAAGAATGTTATATTGTAATGCCTTTCAGCGCAGCAGTGGGAGAACAGATGTATTAACCATCTCAAGCCCCAGTGATCTGAATCTGAAATGGATTACAGGTGGCCTTAAGAGGCCACAGAGACAACGCAAGAAAGAGCAGCGTTTGGGAACAGAACAAAACTTGCAGTGCAGTGTAGGTAAGTGCAGTACAGCTGCCCAAAGTGGAAACCAAAGCCTTGTGCTGGGCTGAGCCTCAGCTGCTACCAGCATGAGAAACCATGGTGAACCAAAGCAGGCACCAACAGTCTGGATACAAATGAAAGGCAGCTTGGCACAGAAGCAACACAATCACAATTCAAATAAACACATTCTTCCTATTAGGCTTCCTCATATTTTTCAggtttacaaagaaaaatagattaaaacTCCCCAGGCAAGCACATATTCAGGCAACTTGTGGGTGtcataaaaaataatcacagattgggaataaagtaataaaaaataagataatctattttttttaagttgatTAAGATTACTTAGGTGCCGCGTGGTTTGCCCTAGGCACTGAAATCCTCATTTTAGCATGTAGCTTACCTGGCAAATATTCTCATGCCACAATTCTGATCCCTGACCCTACAGGGAAAAACATCCCTTCGGTCTGGCAGAACCTGCCTGATCACAGCTAAACCACATCATTGTGACTCTACTGACCATTAATTTGTTGTGAAACAGGAAAGTTGGTCAAAAATACAGGTCTCCCTTTCATGGGAAATTTTGAGACGtttcttcataaaatgaaataaccaGAAACATTTGATGCCATAAAGTGAAACCACTTTAGTGTCATTAAATGAAActagaaagacaaaataaagcacagtaGCCATATTAGATGTGAAACGTTTTGATTTTGCCATTAAAAATCTGTTGGagttctgaaaaaatatttctgagaagacATTCTtgattaaaagcattttccaagGAAGGCATTAGATCAGCTGTATCAATCCCCAGCCATCTCCTCCACTGACCAGACCAGTAAGCACCACCACACTCCCACAACAACATCATCTGATGGCAAACAGAGGGCACACAGCAGCTTAATGGAAAGCCACGTCTAGATTTCAAGACAGGAATGCAGCCCACCACACAAAGCACCCCTATAAGAAGGAAGATGCTGGCTAAGCAAGAAGTCACCTCGCAGAACTCAAACTAGGCACAAatcacaaagacaaaaagaacccaactggaagaaaagaagggctGAATGATGGCTTTCAAACAGATTTGTGGAGCTGATAGTATATTTATTCAACATTACAAATAGATACCTGACACTGGAAAGTAACgggaaagaataaagaagacaGACATTAAGAAGCGTTTGCATAAGACCAGCACACCTACCCAATGTCAGGAGGGGTTACAAGGacttaaaatgtttgtttcacaCAGTAAAAGCCTGGCTCACACAACAAAGCAAGAGGCAAGCACAGATAGGAGTGCCTGCAATTACAAAAGAGCCAAACATATTCGGGACAAGGGATAAACTATGTAAAGTGATGCTCAACTTAACGTGCATCTGTGCAATACTGAACAGATCCTTAATGGTGGTATCTCAAAAAAACAGGTCCTGAAAGATGGGCATGCTGTTAGCTGTTGAATCACTTGGCTACGTACCAACGCCTGTTAACAAAACTGAACAGGGAAGGAACTTGGGCTTACGCTGGTTTACTGGTGACTAAGAAGGTGAtcagacaaggaaaaaatacaaaaaataaatacaaaaatagagGAAATAACCAGCAGTTTCACCACAAAAGTTTGTAAAGGCCTCGTAATGTTGAGGGGTTTAATGTTCTTCCTGGGAACAAATCTATCTTTCAAATGCTGTCGTAATTGGAAAGTATGCTACTCAAAACTAGCGGTGGAAAAGCACGGGATACCGGAATAGAGAATCAAACAGCTGCTTAGAAATTAAAGctcaacagtatttttaaaggaataccCAAAGATCTCAGCAGATACAAGTTCACGTGCACAGATGAGATCACTTCAGCACAAACACTTCCAGAACGCGCTCTTACAAAGCTCCTGCTGCAACAACCCTCcccaaactgaaaaagaaatgctggcaGTTATGCACAGTTCCACAGCCATGTTTTCAGGCAGAAAAGAGCAGAGGCGCAACTGGCCACAAGCTCACAGAAATCCTCATGGAAAACAGGGTTTGTGCTTCAGAGAGCAATCGCAGAACTACAGAAATAGTCATTAGAAACATGGGCTGGATGAAGAGCAAGACCTTCTTAGAGCAAAGAGTTTTCTCCCATGAATAGCAAACCTGAAGGGTTGCAGGAAGCAGCGTTTGCAGAAGACGCGATTCAAGTAACAGCCGTTTCCAAAACCGCTGTGCATAGCTGCAACAGAGGCTCATCCTACAAAGAAGGACACAATCAAGAGCCACTgtgcagcaggaggctggaaaTCCCAAATACAAACATAGCCAACTGCTCGTAAATTTACAGCTGATGCCAAATGTTTACTTTGACCATTCCCCGCTGCTTAGGCTAAGGAGGGCAATTTGAACAGGAAGCAGAACACCATCATGCCAGTACCACAGGAAATTCCCAATTATCCTTAATACAAGAATAGCACAGCTGACTActattcacattttcttcagctgatcTGTCAAAACATCCAAGTAAATAACACTGTAACTTGAAACGGGTTATTTAACTATATTCCCAGGCATAAACAAAACCTGCTTGGAGAAGCAAGAGATGGTGCGCTGCATGGctgaaaagcacacacaaagctgttgaaatgttctgtttgcCTTTGGACTCATTTTACCTCGGCAGGGACTGCACTGACAAGTGACTTCTGTAGCCCTTCTCCTGGGCCTTTCACAACTGCCATTCAGCTGGGGTTAGGAATTCACTTCATTATTAACATCTGCTCCCAGCATTGTTAGCTTGGATACAGAATCCAAATGTGACTATTTTTAAGACACCAAAAGCATCAGAGCTAGTTGAAAACTAAAATTCCAGTGGGATGCTCCACAGCGGTATTTCACTGGACACAACCTTTAAAGATCGTTTGAATTCAAAGCTATGAACATGGACAAGAGActgggtttttttcttgcacaggCTGTTCAGAGAGCTACAGAAGCTCCacctctggaggtgctcaaggccaggctggatggggccctgggcagcctgagctggtcgggggcaaccagcccacagcagggggttgggactgggtggACTTTGAGGCCCCGTGTaacccaacccattctgtgattctacaatttaCAGCCTCTATTTAAGATTTAGACCTTGGAGATCTTATTACCTTTCAGATTCTGCTAAGCAGATTGACTTCAAAACACAACTAAAAATTAATGcaatagcaattaaaaaaaaaaaaatagagtttaaatataaattagTGATAATAAACTAGttttaataaacttttattttttaattctatcattacattgggaaaaaaatgtttttttgccAACTCACCAGCTTGGAATTGTATGTACTAAAAAAACCTTGATTCCCTATGAAAAGGAGAATGACATGCAGGCTACTGCCAAAAACATCAAAGTTTTGTACAAGCTGGCTTTACCTTCTACTTTAAAAGGGTCTTTACCATCACTTATGTGAGAGGAAgcttgagaggaaaaaattactctggaggaaaaaaagggagaacatttattctttcttctcatcaTTTCCTTCCCCACACGTTCAGTCCGACTTCTCTCCCTTAGACAGTGCCAGTCCAGTTAAATTCTTCAGCATGCACTGCTGCTTGTAGGTAAGCACAGAAATCTCTCTTAATTGACACAAGTTTTTCTGAGCTAGTTTCTCCCTGATACATCATACAGACTGAAATGCGAACCTAGCAATAAGATACAGAGAGGTGCATTAAGAAATGCTGCTTACCAGTGCCAGCAATCTGCCATCCTCCTTCATAGCCAGAAAACGGTTTGCACTTACTCCTTTGATTGATACCactcctctttcttctgcttgaaGCTGCAGTTTGACTGTGAACAATAGGACAAAATTATTATGAAATTAGAAACAGTAAGGTACGTTATTCTCCTATACACATTTCACATATAAGCAATTCAAAACAATACGAAGTACACAACTCCTGAAGCAATACTTCATGGCCCTGTCAGCTGCTTACAGATGGGAACTTGTTAATGTTCTCTCTTAATGCTTatagaacagcagcagagagactGTATGGTTAGGCTGCCAATGCTTGAAGGTGTGAGTATCGTCCTCTGGTTAAGGCTCAGGACTATGCAGCACCGTGCCTCTGTGGGAGCTGCTAAACACCCCACAGGTTCCCACCAGACAGCACTGATGCACTTACGGTGTGACCTCCAGCAATAAGCAAACAGGAAGAATGGCAAAAGGTGATGACTATAGCAAAGACACGAGAGACGGTGCTGTACACAAGGAACACAAAAGTGGATGCAatccattaaaagaaacaatacCAAAAAACACCAGCAACCCTCTAAACAGTCGTGATTTCTTGAAAGCCTGTAGGAACACAGGCACAGCATCTGCCTACtgacaacaaaacagaactaagTCTGAACTGAGTTTTCTGGTACAAGTGAAACCCAGCAGTTCAGATTAACgcagaaacattttcctctttatctgCAGCTTGCCTCAAGACGTGAAGATAAgcatttttcttacctttttctttcacagttccTCACACCACCACATTCAGAACGACAATTTGAGCCTTAAGTGGTTAAAATTACTGAAGGTGGCCCAGGAAGTTTGCATATACACTGCATTTCTATCAAACTCCAACAAGAGTTTCTGCGATACGCTAACTCACAGCCCAGAGCTCTCAGCCATTAGTACATAGGACTGAGAATCTTCTCAGTGCCTCGGGTTATTGAGGTTCGAAAGAAACCTAAATGCTGTGTTGGAGCTTCCCTTCTTCTGGAGAACTAGAAGAAGGTGAAACAGCAACATGCACATTGTCCTAAGCCGCGCCAAAGGTACTTTTCAATCCCAACCATTTCAAAACTCTGAAGATTCAACTCtgattatttaaaatgtcatttggAAAAGGTCCATACAGCAACTACAGCAATCACTCTGGACTGCTCACAGCTCCACATGTgctcctctctccccctccccttgccttcaaagaaaaactaagCCTTTCCTCGTGGCTCTGCTCCATGGAGGTCTCACCCAAGCAATACAATTTTATCAGATTTCTGCTAAAAAATGAACACAACCATCTCAGTAACAGTTCTCCAAATCCCTACTTGCCCTCTGTTCTGAACAGCCACTCCCGCCAGACAAAACTGGACCTGCAAAGCCCCTTGGCACAAAGAAGCAATCCCAgattttcctgtgctgtgctttcactCACAGGGATTTTTAAGAGAACAGTATTTCCATGACAGAAAGCAAGAGCATTGCAACACAGCCATCCACAAaataaggaaagcagaggaataGCTTCTGCCCTTCCTGAGGTACTTGGAGAAGGAACACTTCCGCCAAAGAATTGCAGCAGCTAAAGAAAGAACAACCAGTGTGTTGCAGGCTGCTATGGGTTATGTGCCCATCAGGTGTTAGAGTGAAGGATGTGACTCATCTGGTGCGAGATTTATTGGCGTTTCCAAAAACCAACTGGACTGAAACTCTGTTCTCATCCCAGAAATCATTTTGGGAATTagcggggaaaaaaaaaaaggggaggaaaaaaaacaacaacaaaacccaaaacattttgcattagAAAATGCAATAGAGAGAAATCTAACTGCGACAAAGCCCAAAAAGAGCAAAGACTGCTACACTTGGAAGTACCCAGCAATGGACTTGCATCAGTTTGGGTTTGCTGTTGAGaaccagcacccccagctcaTGTCCTATATTGTAGGACAGCTATTGCA
This region of Coturnix japonica isolate 7356 chromosome 4, Coturnix japonica 2.1, whole genome shotgun sequence genomic DNA includes:
- the FGF2 gene encoding fibroblast growth factor 2 isoform X2 — protein: MHLEYIRALPCKTCIQASIQLRCAALGAPRMSPSAQPVPSLSPYGGVLWECVRPDDRVSAMVKLQLQAEERGVVSIKGVSANRFLAMKEDGRLLALKCATEECFFFERLESNNYNTYRSRKYSDWYVALKRTGQYKPGPKTGPGQKAILFLPMSAKS
- the FGF2 gene encoding fibroblast growth factor 2 isoform X1 — translated: MAAGAAGSITTLPALPDDGGGGAFPPGHFKDPKRLYCKNGGFFLRINPDGRVDGVREKSDPHIKLQLQAEERGVVSIKGVSANRFLAMKEDGRLLALKCATEECFFFERLESNNYNTYRSRKYSDWYVALKRTGQYKPGPKTGPGQKAILFLPMSAKS